In Acaryochloris thomasi RCC1774, the DNA window GAATTCAGTGTTGATGCAGCTTTAGATAAGGCTGTGGAAGTTTTCTATGTCAAGGGATACGAGGCAGCCACTCTCGACGACTTGACGGCGGCAATGGGTATCCAGAGACCTAGCCTGTATTCAGCGTTTGGTAACAAAGAGACGCTTTTTTTACGTGCAATTGAGCGGTATAGGGAAAGCTATGTTCGTAGTGCTCAAGCAACGCTGAGTGAAGAGGCGAATGGTAAAAAGGCAATGGAGCGGTTTCTGGCTCAAACTGCGGAATGTCATATCAAGTCCAACGGACTAGGCTGCCTGATCGTCAATAGTTCTGTGGATTGTCAAGTGCTGCAGGCTTCGATTTGCGATCGCATCCGGCAGATCCATACTCAAAACGAAGAGATGATTTATCGGCGATTAGAGCGGGCAGTGGCCGATGGTGATCTGACCCGCAAAACGGATATTCGTGGGTTAGCCCAGTTTTATAACGGAGTTATTCAGGGCATGGCTGTCCTAGCCAGGGGGCAAAATAGCTTAGATGCTGTGCGTAGCATGGCAGTGTTTGCGATGAAGGCTTGGCCCGACAGCTAGCTCGGGAAATCACGCGACCAGTATGACGGTGCTTCTTGGGCAAGATTGTTGATTATCACTTAAGGAGAACGCTTAAATCCCGATGACAAATGTCAGGCTATTAGAAGCATTCAGCCTAGCAAGTTGATAAAATTCTCTCGACTAAGCTCAGCATCTCGGAGTATTTTCCGCAGTAAACCTTTTCCAAGATCCTGCCCAGAATGTACAGGTATTGTAACAACCCGACCATTAGGGTGCTTCATCCTCACATGGCTCCCACGCTGTCGCACAATTTCAAAGTCAATCTTCTTCAATACTAAAATTAATTTTTCTGCTGTAACGGTTGGCAGTTTTGGCATTAAATCGTTACTTTCTGAACGCCAACAAACTGAGAGCTTTCGTCAAGTTCTTCCTCCTCTAAACACATCTCAATGACCTCTTTGATATTCTCCACGAGTTCATCAAGCGTTTTACCTTGGCTATAGCAAGCTTTTAGTTGAGGAATTTCACCAACAAATACTCCATCTTCATCCTGTTCCACCATCATGTAAAACTCGCGCTTAATGGCCATAGTTATTTCTGGATTTGTACTGTAGCTAGATCTTATCTCACTGATCTTTTTATAGCTTTGCTATATCCCCTTTTGGGTTTACAAACTGTCGGCTACCGGGGAGTGTTGTTTGCTCAAAAGTAGACTCAGCGATTAACGCTGTTCATGTCAGGATAGCGATCGCCCGCCGCAACTCCCTGGGGCGCAACTGCTTCAATCCGCTTCAGCTCAGCAAAGGTTAGCTCTATCTTCACAGCCGCCACATTCTCTTCTAGATACTGACGGCGTTTGGTGCCCGGAATTGGGACGATATCGTGACCTTTCGCTAGGAGCCATGCGATCGCGAGTTGGCTAGCCGTCACTTCCTTCTCTTGGGCAATAGCTTTCACCTGCTCCACCACCTCTAGGTTCCTATCAAAGTTCTCACCCTGAAACCGAGGAGAATGTCTGCGGTAGTCATCTTCTGCTAAATCATCTAGGCTTTGAATTGCACCAGACAGAAAGCCTCGACCTAGCGGACTATAGGGAACAAAACCAATCTTCAGCTCACGAACGGTCGGAATGATTTCATCCTCTGGCTCGCGGTTCCACAGTGAATATTCTGTTTGCAGCGCTGTGATGGGATGTACTGAATGTCCACGACGCAGCGTTTCAGGTGCCGCTTCAGATAGGCCAATGTAGCGGACCTTACCTTGTTTTACTAGCTCAGCCATCGCACCAACAGTCTCTTCGATGGGAACAGTCGGATCGACTCGATGCAGATAGTAGAGATCAATAACCTCTATCCCTAACCGCTGAAGAGATGCATCACAGGCTTGATGGACATACTCTGGTTTCCCGTTGATGCCGCCGAAGCCCCCGTCTGCAGTGCGGATAACGCCAAACTTAGTTGCAATTACAGCCTGATCTCGGCGATTTTTGAGAGCTTTCCCGATCAACTGTTCGTTGGTGTGGGGACCATACATATCAGCGGTATCCAGGAAGGTGACGCCGAGATCTAGTGCGTGGTGGAGAGTTGCGATCGCTTCTTCTTCATCTCGACCGCTATAAAATTCAGACATGCCCATACAGCCGAGACCAATGGCTGAGACTTCTAACTCTGGGCCTAACTTTCGAGTTTTCATGTTTTATCCTCCAGTTTGTAGGTTTATCTTTCTCTCAGCAAAAACCTGTTTCGTCACAGCCATGCCGTTGAGCGCAGACGGAAAGCCTGCGTAGACAGCCATCTGCATCACCACTTCCACAATCTCTTC includes these proteins:
- a CDS encoding TetR/AcrR family transcriptional regulator translates to MSKTGRPREFSVDAALDKAVEVFYVKGYEAATLDDLTAAMGIQRPSLYSAFGNKETLFLRAIERYRESYVRSAQATLSEEANGKKAMERFLAQTAECHIKSNGLGCLIVNSSVDCQVLQASICDRIRQIHTQNEEMIYRRLERAVADGDLTRKTDIRGLAQFYNGVIQGMAVLARGQNSLDAVRSMAVFAMKAWPDS
- a CDS encoding type II toxin-antitoxin system HicA family toxin, translated to MPKLPTVTAEKLILVLKKIDFEIVRQRGSHVRMKHPNGRVVTIPVHSGQDLGKGLLRKILRDAELSRENFINLLG
- a CDS encoding type II toxin-antitoxin system HicB family antitoxin — protein: MAIKREFYMMVEQDEDGVFVGEIPQLKACYSQGKTLDELVENIKEVIEMCLEEEELDESSQFVGVQKVTI
- a CDS encoding aldo/keto reductase; the protein is MKTRKLGPELEVSAIGLGCMGMSEFYSGRDEEEAIATLHHALDLGVTFLDTADMYGPHTNEQLIGKALKNRRDQAVIATKFGVIRTADGGFGGINGKPEYVHQACDASLQRLGIEVIDLYYLHRVDPTVPIEETVGAMAELVKQGKVRYIGLSEAAPETLRRGHSVHPITALQTEYSLWNREPEDEIIPTVRELKIGFVPYSPLGRGFLSGAIQSLDDLAEDDYRRHSPRFQGENFDRNLEVVEQVKAIAQEKEVTASQLAIAWLLAKGHDIVPIPGTKRRQYLEENVAAVKIELTFAELKRIEAVAPQGVAAGDRYPDMNSVNR